The segment ATCTGTACCGACGGGCCATCTTCGTGGGCGTCGACCTTGATGGTCAGAACGCGCATGACGTCGTCATGCAGGCGCATCAGGCGTTCCATCTCTTGCACGGCCGTCGCGGGGGCGTCTGTGCGCAGATAGGCATAGTGACCCTTGCGGTTTTTGTTGATCTTGTAGGCCATGGTTTTCACGCCCCAGTACTCGGACAGGACGATAGAACCGCCGTTGTCTGTCAGCACTGTGGTGAAATGTTCGACAAGGCTCTCGGCCTGCGCCGAGGACAGATCCTGGCGCGCGATAAAGACATGCTCGTACAGCGGCATGTGATCTCCGTTCTTTGCGGGCGCATTTCAAAGGACAGGCTGTGATCCTTTCGCGCCTGCCCACGAGAGACTGCGCGGTTCATATACTTGCGAAAGGAATGCCTCATATACACGCATCCACCCCATGCACAAGTCGCTACTGCCCTTTCATCGGTC is part of the Puniceibacterium sp. IMCC21224 genome and harbors:
- the rpsF gene encoding 30S ribosomal protein S6, encoding MPLYEHVFIARQDLSSAQAESLVEHFTTVLTDNGGSIVLSEYWGVKTMAYKINKNRKGHYAYLRTDAPATAVQEMERLMRLHDDVMRVLTIKVDAHEDGPSVQMQKRDERGDRGDRGDRGDRDRGERRERRPA